The following are from one region of the Anaeropeptidivorans aminofermentans genome:
- a CDS encoding ABC transporter ATP-binding protein encodes MAAISLKNIFKVYPGDVTAVHDFNLEIHDKEFIVFVGPSGCGKSTTLRMIAGLEEITEGELYIGDKLVNDVAPKDRDIAMVFQNYALYPHMSVYENMAFGLKLKKVPKAQIDEKIKEAAKILHLEEYLNRKPKALSGGQRQRVALGRAMVRNPAVFLLDEPLSNLDAKLRTTMRSEISKLHKKLETTFIYVTHDQIEAMTMGDRIVVMKDGFIQQVNTPQNLYNKPCNLFVAGFIGTPPMNFLKAKVEKEKDDYFVSSCNAKFPVLESRIEKEKIAPFLGKEVILGIRPEDLHIEPVYMEQKSVGVFEADLDLVELMGSELYLYLNTEGNNFISKVPARYVPKQGEKLQVALDCTKMHIFDTETEKNIVFDE; translated from the coding sequence ATGGCAGCTATATCTTTAAAAAATATATTTAAAGTCTATCCCGGCGACGTTACTGCTGTACATGATTTTAATTTGGAAATTCATGATAAAGAGTTTATTGTGTTTGTAGGTCCCTCTGGCTGCGGTAAATCAACTACTTTAAGAATGATTGCAGGGCTTGAAGAAATTACAGAAGGTGAACTCTATATCGGTGACAAATTAGTAAATGATGTTGCGCCAAAAGATAGGGATATTGCAATGGTTTTTCAAAACTATGCCCTTTATCCCCATATGAGTGTATATGAAAATATGGCCTTCGGCTTGAAGCTTAAAAAGGTTCCAAAGGCTCAAATTGATGAAAAAATAAAGGAAGCGGCGAAAATCCTTCACCTTGAAGAATATTTAAACAGAAAGCCAAAAGCATTATCCGGCGGTCAAAGACAGAGAGTTGCCTTGGGCCGTGCCATGGTTCGAAATCCGGCGGTATTTTTACTTGATGAGCCCCTTTCAAACTTAGATGCAAAGCTTCGTACCACCATGCGTTCGGAAATATCAAAGCTTCATAAAAAGCTTGAGACGACCTTTATTTATGTTACCCACGACCAAATAGAAGCTATGACCATGGGCGATAGAATTGTTGTAATGAAGGACGGCTTTATTCAACAGGTGAATACCCCCCAAAACTTATATAATAAGCCTTGCAATTTATTTGTTGCAGGTTTTATCGGTACACCTCCAATGAACTTTTTAAAAGCAAAAGTTGAAAAAGAAAAGGACGATTATTTTGTATCCTCCTGCAATGCAAAATTCCCTGTTCTTGAAAGCAGAATAGAAAAAGAAAAAATAGCCCCTTTCCTCGGCAAAGAAGTAATCTTAGGCATAAGGCCGGAAGATTTACATATAGAGCCTGTATATATGGAGCAAAAATCCGTAGGCGTTTTTGAAGCAGATTTAGATTTAGTTGAGCTTATGGGTTCCGAGCTTTATTTATATTTAAATACGGAAGGAAATAATTTTATTTCAAAAGTACCGGCAAGATATGTTCCAAAGCAAGGGGAAAAATTACAGGTAGCTTTGGATTGTACAAAAATGCACATTTTCGATACAGAAACAGAAAAAAATATCGTTTTTG
- a CDS encoding ADP-ribosylglycohydrolase family protein, translating to MVKSYLEKVYAGFLGMNIGIRLGAPVEPTIWTYERIRNTYGEITDYVKDFKNFAADDDVNGPFYFLRALYDDAKDRKLEPQDVANAWLNYAREGVGMFWWGGYGTSTEHTAYLNLKMGIPAPQSGSIKQNGIILAEQIGGQIFIDTWGLVLPSNPALAAEYGGIAASVSHDGEGILGAKFMCACISRAFDTADIYDIIDTGLSHIPSDSLYHKVSTAVIDFYKKNPDDWRACLEMLHEEWGYDKYGGVCHIIPNAGVCIMSMVYGKGDFSRTIEIATMAGWDTDCNAGNVGTILGVATGIDGLPEHYLKPMNDSVVLSGISGYLNILDIPTYAKELALLGYKLAGEKAPEDLYVNFGEIQFDFNLPTSTHNFRISDPFFCRLQHADGKGIDNSGCIEILVDRMVRGDQCKVYYKPFYRRDEFSDERYSPVFSPTVYSGQTVKLKLKLDQWNGWETVGIAPYVRTANDKKDHLQGYVKLVQDSWIDVEFTIPDTNGDVVDEVGIVIEGYSPGKSKTLGMIYLDDFSITGKSQYTIDVTKQRKELGSITPFAVDHGAWSKVQDKIELMSCEPSFAYAGNYYSKDYEFTANLTPLNGGSHLVLVRAQGAMRGYGFGFSENNTVTFYKNSFGYTPLKTAGFNWEADKEYTVKIIAKGNTFTCMIDDKEIITVEDTAYEYGMYGFGSLSIARGLYGNFAVKEI from the coding sequence TTGGTTAAAAGCTATTTAGAAAAAGTTTATGCCGGCTTTTTAGGTATGAACATCGGTATTCGATTGGGCGCTCCCGTTGAACCTACTATATGGACTTATGAGCGTATCCGTAATACCTACGGAGAAATAACAGATTATGTAAAGGATTTTAAAAACTTTGCAGCAGACGATGATGTAAACGGCCCGTTCTACTTTTTAAGAGCTCTTTACGATGATGCTAAAGATAGAAAATTAGAGCCTCAAGACGTTGCCAATGCATGGCTTAACTATGCACGAGAAGGCGTAGGCATGTTCTGGTGGGGCGGTTACGGTACAAGCACAGAGCATACTGCTTATTTAAACTTGAAAATGGGTATTCCCGCTCCCCAATCCGGTTCCATTAAGCAAAACGGCATTATCTTGGCAGAGCAAATCGGCGGTCAAATTTTTATCGATACATGGGGCCTTGTTCTTCCTTCAAACCCTGCCCTGGCAGCGGAATACGGCGGTATTGCAGCAAGCGTATCCCATGACGGTGAAGGTATTTTAGGGGCAAAATTCATGTGCGCCTGTATTTCTCGTGCCTTTGATACGGCTGATATTTATGATATTATTGACACAGGGCTTTCACATATCCCTTCTGATTCTTTATATCATAAGGTTTCTACGGCGGTCATTGATTTTTATAAGAAAAACCCTGATGACTGGAGAGCATGCTTAGAAATGCTTCACGAAGAATGGGGCTATGATAAATACGGCGGTGTTTGCCATATTATCCCCAATGCCGGCGTATGCATTATGAGTATGGTTTATGGTAAAGGCGATTTCTCAAGAACTATTGAAATCGCAACCATGGCAGGCTGGGATACAGACTGCAATGCCGGTAATGTAGGTACAATTTTAGGTGTTGCCACAGGCATAGACGGTTTACCGGAGCATTACTTAAAGCCAATGAATGACAGCGTTGTATTATCCGGTATTTCCGGTTATTTAAATATTCTTGACATTCCTACCTATGCGAAAGAGCTTGCACTCCTTGGTTATAAGCTTGCAGGAGAAAAAGCACCGGAAGATTTATATGTAAACTTCGGTGAAATCCAATTTGATTTTAACTTACCTACTTCTACCCATAATTTTAGGATTTCCGATCCGTTTTTCTGCAGATTACAGCACGCCGACGGTAAAGGCATAGATAACAGCGGCTGTATAGAAATATTGGTAGACAGAATGGTTCGCGGGGATCAATGCAAGGTTTATTATAAACCCTTCTATAGAAGAGATGAGTTTTCAGACGAACGTTACAGCCCTGTATTTTCACCTACAGTCTACTCCGGCCAAACGGTAAAATTAAAGCTTAAATTAGACCAGTGGAACGGCTGGGAAACCGTAGGTATCGCACCTTATGTACGTACAGCAAACGATAAAAAAGACCATTTGCAAGGCTATGTGAAATTAGTTCAAGATAGCTGGATTGATGTTGAATTTACCATACCGGACACCAATGGCGATGTGGTAGACGAAGTTGGTATTGTAATAGAAGGCTATTCCCCTGGAAAATCAAAAACTCTCGGTATGATTTATTTAGATGATTTTTCTATCACAGGAAAATCTCAATATACCATCGACGTAACAAAGCAAAGAAAAGAACTCGGTTCCATAACACCTTTTGCAGTAGACCACGGTGCATGGAGTAAAGTTCAAGATAAAATAGAGCTTATGAGCTGCGAGCCTTCTTTTGCTTATGCCGGTAACTATTACAGCAAGGATTACGAATTTACAGCAAATCTAACGCCTTTAAACGGCGGCAGCCACCTTGTTTTAGTAAGAGCCCAAGGGGCCATGAGAGGCTACGGCTTTGGCTTCAGCGAAAACAACACTGTAACTTTCTACAAAAACAGCTTCGGCTATACGCCATTAAAAACCGCCGGTTTTAATTGGGAAGCCGATAAAGAATACACTGTAAAAATCATTGCAAAGGGCAATACCTTTACCTGTATGATTGATGATAAAGAAATTATAACAGTTGAAGACACTGCTTATGAATACGGTATGTACGGTTTTGGTTCTTTATCTATCGCAAGAGGATTATATGGAAATTTTGCCGTAAAAGAAATATAA
- a CDS encoding LacI family DNA-binding transcriptional regulator produces MSNYTISDIAKICGVSKSTVSRVINDKPDGVSEKTKKKILKVIEELNYRPSSLARSVATSHSGLIGLIIPDTSSLFYPEIIHGVSTYLSSHGYSMILGDSQYNPDIEKELLLTMVDKRVDGVILCSGVSNEEFLKEYRSYNIPLASIGRMYDNYLCDLSISGDNVKGARLATQKLIETGNKRIALLSGHADVAGTKQRIEGYKIALNEAGIEFDENLIINGEYTIESGTKMAEKLIESETKFTAVIGGSDLIAIGAIRAIKKAGFKIPKDIEVMGFDNIYLSEVFEPSLSTVSKPHHYMAIEISRKLISLINGKNDIISHFVVEPQIVIRETTKNLQ; encoded by the coding sequence TTGTCGAACTATACTATTTCGGATATTGCAAAAATATGCGGTGTCTCTAAATCTACAGTTTCGAGGGTTATTAATGATAAACCCGACGGGGTAAGCGAAAAAACGAAAAAAAAGATATTAAAAGTGATTGAAGAGCTTAATTATAGACCAAGTTCTCTTGCCAGAAGTGTTGCAACAAGTCATTCGGGGCTTATTGGGCTTATTATACCTGATACTTCAAGTTTGTTTTACCCGGAAATTATACACGGTGTTTCAACTTATCTTTCAAGCCATGGTTATTCAATGATTTTAGGGGATTCTCAATATAATCCGGATATTGAAAAGGAGCTTCTGCTTACCATGGTTGATAAAAGGGTGGATGGGGTTATCCTTTGTTCCGGTGTAAGCAATGAGGAGTTTTTAAAGGAATACCGCTCTTATAATATCCCCCTTGCATCTATCGGAAGAATGTATGATAACTATTTATGTGATTTAAGTATAAGCGGCGATAATGTAAAAGGCGCAAGGCTTGCCACGCAAAAACTTATAGAAACAGGAAATAAAAGAATAGCTTTATTAAGCGGTCATGCAGATGTTGCGGGAACGAAACAAAGAATAGAAGGCTATAAGATTGCCTTAAATGAAGCAGGTATAGAATTTGATGAAAATTTAATTATAAACGGAGAATACACCATAGAATCCGGAACAAAAATGGCTGAAAAGCTGATTGAATCGGAAACTAAATTTACTGCTGTAATCGGCGGAAGCGATTTAATTGCTATTGGTGCAATCAGGGCCATAAAAAAAGCAGGCTTTAAAATACCAAAGGATATTGAAGTAATGGGTTTTGATAACATTTACTTATCGGAAGTTTTTGAACCAAGCCTTTCAACTGTATCAAAGCCGCATCATTATATGGCCATTGAAATATCAAGAAAGTTAATTTCATTAATAAACGGTAAAAATGATATTATTTCTCATTTTGTTGTAGAACCGCAAATTGTAATCAGAGAAACTACGAAAAATCTCCAATGA